catcgcagggacggtcagacgccccctccacaacactgggaacactcacttcactaagcaaatcactatcacttcccttaccttgcatggccgccatttttgtcttcatcttacgaagagtagccttcagattggcgatttcagaagccgaatccgaatgcaaagcctgtgagggttcagatacagagggagaatcaaaatcattaattacaggagagttagactcagaaaaaggctcaataggccttgtacttacACCCTtctgtgcagcccgtctaattctatccctctctaacttcttcaagtaagaagttagagtcttccattcattagcattcaacttttcacactcattacaggtgttagctaaagaacagtcaaaccccctacacttacgacatacagtgtgaggatcaaccgaagccttcggtatcctcaccttgcagcctacattcacacacactctcacactaacacttgaatcagacattctagcagaaaaatcaaaagcaagtccaaatccagtccacggtagcgaatgccaaaacaacgatccagtacgtcaccaagaaatccaataaagttgatcaaaaagtcttgaaaagcgaattccagtcaggaggtagtaacaacaatgttgataccaccggcgacagagaaaatatgatagaaaacgggaatggttcctagtcctgccacccagggcaggccggtagatcacctgacctacctgtagcgagtggcgcgaaatttgaatttctgtcggggacgacggagtcttagctaagtatatatctgacaggtaagttcattgtatgaaatggtgcaataattatgtcaaagtgtcgaaataatttctgagatgtgtcacagatactatTTAgcgcgataagaaagaaattcgcgcttgcgcgcctgcataacgattgtaaacaaaacaacgccttgatccgtgagctcccagtatcccccaaggcgcgtgattcaaaagttttcgcctggtaggcctataagtatttttccgtgaatttttaaaaaaacttttctatgtcgacgtaaaatacgtccaatcagcacccgacagacaatttatctcgacgtaaaatacgtccaatcggcgttaaagggttaagagtttctgcacctacgacttactacacgaTGAGTACCTCGACGTCGAAATCGTCGAAGAAAATATCAGGGCgcttatctgcttcttgtgatatccagaaagtctcgcagcatgagaaggcttcatgttcacatacccggaaattccaaacaacaaaatgaaaacaacagggggcaaactaaaccgggtTTAAAAGGACAGAGCTAAtcacgtcctctcttaaaggcagtaagaaaataacgaacggggtcacgagttaatgaggggtatgtgggtggctacACATGTCTCATGACCAAGCAAAGATGCCAATAGTCTCTtgcatacacaattattttaaactttaccggtttccagctggcgctgagtatttatcctaatgttaagaccaaaagtttgtttcgtatatgaacaaataatttGAATTATAGTTACTCATAACTACTACACCTGATAGTCTTTCTCATTAGGTAACCATAGCATACTGAAACAATTCTGCAATGAAACACAAGACATGGAAATACactaaattttaaatttcaaaatatcttcAATGAGTAAAAGAAGTATTTGGTAACTCAAGAGAGTATGTGCGTAACACAAAGAAAGAAAGCCTATTTTAAAGAATTCTGATTCATTGTCAACCTTCACATCTGTCAAATACTATCGAGGTCTAAATATTTTGTTCACGTGCTTGCAGTATTTTTGTGAGAATCAAAGTCTGTTTGAGTTTGCTGCAGATTCATATATTTATCTTGCATACTATTTACTTTCTTACATATATATCCTGTATAAAAGCATTTGTCATATCTATCTGCATCTTTATTTCAAGCATCCATTTTATTCCAATAGTGCAACATTCCTTCCAAACCGAGATGATAAAATCTAAGCCTAGCATGTTTACAGTTTGACTGAGGCATGGGAGGTGGTCTCTAAGAAACAActataagctttttttttaatagtctgCAGTGAAGTCCGGATCACTCTCATTATAgcagtctttattattattaatagggcttagtttttccagatctctgagtcttaagtagactcttctcgggctggttggCTATAGCAGTCTTGAGAGTGTACAAGTGTCATACATTGAAAGCTGAATAAAATGTATCGAAGAGCAATTATTTCTTGTAATATCCTAAATCAactgtaaaggaaaaatattacctATGAGTATTAAGATATGTCCAATCAGCGTGAAGTTTTCAATAGATATTAGTATGTAGTCTATTGCATTGCCCCAATACTTTACAGCAATTCTATAATAGACAATCTAATCTCGACATAGCATTAACCCCTTAACTTTCCAAGGTTTTtccaaatatgtaaaaaccttaggttcttttttatttatattctaccAAGTACAATCTGCATGGCatagttcttcttttttttaattatcagtaCTTTTGGAAGTTATTGAACTTAAAATGACACTTTTACATTTCCAAGTTAACGCAGTTGTAAAATTCTGGACATTTCTCTTAATTTTAGGATGAACATGCACTGAATTTATAGGGTtttcataattataacaaatagttTGTCATTCAGTTTGTTTGTGGAGGGGTcatgaaacagaaaaaagaagaatgaatttCAGCAAGCAATCAGGGCATTTGTCACCTAATGTTTTACATAAAAGTAAAGATACACAGCCATTTAATATGGAAAATGCACACTTAATGCTTGCTAATATGACAGGAAGGATAGAACACATAAATGTATcaaagaaaaagttaaataaagATCATAAAATACTTGGGGATACTTTGGGGTAATGAAAGAGTATTCTCATGATAGTAAGAAGTACATGGTCATGGTTCCCAAGTAagattcattattaattttctttcgctTGAGATACTCTCCAGTTTTAGCAGAATTCTCGGAAGAGAAAAATCATTTGTGTTGTGAATTCATCAGCCTTATTTATTGGTTATTCATAGCATAGTATACTAAGTATAATGTTTTGGAGTCTTAACTTTGTTAAATTAAGCTTTTCAATTTTTGACTCTCATAAAACAATCTTACTACATGACTATTTTTGTATACCACATGGCTGCTTTTGTAAAGATACTGACTTTTTTAATGTAAAAGCAGTTTTATGCATATTCCAAACTGTACCAGTCTGTTAACAGTGTTGTAAGCAGTTGGGATAAAGATTCAAACCTGTTTGTCATCAAAATGTTACACAACTGTGCTTTCTTAAGTATGGTGAAACTGAGTTTCTAATTGCAATATATGATTGATAACCACACAAGCTCCTCATCATTTTTTATGGCAGATTTTCCCATTACAGGGTTAGATGTCTAATGAGTTCTCTTTACTCTTCTTGTCTTGTGCACTTTCTTCCTCAAAAGTAGTCAGAGGCTAATGCAATAAAGACTTTGGGTATGAGAACTCTTCAAAGTTATGGAGTCGTGTGTGTTAAATACAGCTATGTATTGTACTACAATTACCAAGAAAGAAATTTACATGTTACAATATACTAACTTAAGAACCTCCCTTTCAACAATGTTATACACTACAATAAGACTGGTATGACTGATAAGGTTTGGATGCTTTTGActtttactcttttatttgtCAGTGCATCACCAGCACCGATGTTTTAAGACATATTTTCCGTGATGCTTTTAGACAAGAATCCATCTTATTCATCAGGCATTTCAGACCTGTGAGGTTTAGTCTTTAGAAGGAAATATAGAAATTCAGcaccaaaaataaaatcttgtgatTCTTAAAATCATATAAGTTCCTGAGTTGATTTCAAATGTACCTTAAATTACAATGCCTTCAaccacaataaattttttttaaaatcatacaaagttctaataaaaatgataaatattactataatttatTGAGCTTTGTAGTAATGATGACCCTCAGCATTTGGTCAAGTCCAGCACAAGCACTCAATCCAATTTTATCCGCACACCAATCAAAACTTACTATGGGCTGATCCGAGATTGTTGCGTTTTGAAGTAATTCATTTTTTCCAGCTACTCCAACCTCTGACCCATCATTAAGCTTTTTTGACCTTGAGGCAGGATAAGAATATTTCCATAACATTATAGATCCATTCCCACCTGTGGTTACAAAAATTTCTCGATTCTGTGGTAAATATCTCCCACACCATATTGTTGATTTATGACCTTTTTCTATACACCCGGTAAAACCTTTCTCCTCATGGAGTGTTCGAAGATCAAAAACAAAGAACTTGGACTCTAATGTTGTTGCTAATAACTTATTCATATTAATATCTTTACGATCAAACTCTACCGAACATACACCATTCCTCAAGTTAGTCTCCCAACAAATATTCATTTTACGTAAATCAAACATTTTAACATCACCATTATCAAATCCTGCACACAACACTCGCTCCTCCATAGAATAAGAATTTCCAAAAGCTACACTCCAACAGTCTCGTTTTTCCTGTCCATCTTCTGGTTCTATATTAATGACAGGCTTGTCCTTCTGGCGTGGATCCCAAACTTTTACTAATCCATCACGACTTCCAGTGACAATCTCAGGAGCTCctgcaataattaaaaacaaaggaTTATTATTACAGCACCACATCACTAACCCATTTTCTACAGACTATTGTATAGAAAAATTAGCTTTTAAGTGCATTTTAAAAACAGATTATTTCACTTATGACAGCCTATGAATGTGATTGACAGAATGCCTCGCATACCATAGATTTGCATTTTAGGTACAACAGTTCTTATGGAAGTAATGAATATCATTGCTATAACACCCAGTCATTCCCTTTGCCCAATATACcctaatttatataaatagtatatcaaatatgaaagaaatcaagtTA
The sequence above is a segment of the Macrobrachium nipponense isolate FS-2020 chromosome 2, ASM1510439v2, whole genome shotgun sequence genome. Coding sequences within it:
- the LOC135220970 gene encoding dynein axonemal assembly factor 10-like; the protein is MEKPQILIYSEQSLNYNAFDVKWIPRSAKLVVIGSHPRGTGALQVFEMNEGSLNLLHNVERPKALKCGTFGASSLEDRHLAIGDFEGKLEIIDMKAPEMPLYSVKAHSEIINAIDAVGGLNVGKGAPEIVTGSRDGLVKVWDPRQKDKPVINIEPEDGQEKRDCWSVAFGNSYSMEERVLCAGFDNGDVKMFDLRKMNICWETNLRNGVCSVEFDRKDINMNKLLATTLESKFFVFDLRTLHEEKGFTGCIEKGHKSTIWCGRYLPQNREIFVTTGGNGSIMLWKYSYPASRSKKLNDGSEVGVAGKNELLQNATISDQPIVSFDWCADKIGLSACAGLDQMLRVIITTKLNKL